Proteins encoded by one window of Modestobacter marinus:
- a CDS encoding DNA-3-methyladenine glycosylase I: protein MTGETPASVERCGWATSAPEYVRYHDEEWGVPLHGDDALFERVTLEAFQSGLSWITILRKRPAFRAAFAGFSIPAVAAFTDDDVERLMADAAIVRNRAKVTAAVRNARAALDLPEGLSALLWSFAPPAGRPRPETLADVPATSTESVALAKELKRRGFSFVGPTTSYALMQATGMVDDHVATCFRAAGTYPD, encoded by the coding sequence GTGACCGGGGAGACGCCGGCGTCGGTGGAACGGTGCGGGTGGGCGACGAGCGCGCCCGAGTACGTCCGCTACCACGACGAGGAGTGGGGGGTGCCGCTGCACGGCGACGACGCGCTGTTCGAGCGGGTCACCCTGGAGGCCTTCCAGTCGGGCCTGTCCTGGATCACCATCCTGCGCAAGCGCCCCGCCTTCCGGGCCGCGTTCGCCGGCTTCTCGATCCCGGCGGTGGCCGCCTTCACCGACGACGACGTCGAGCGGCTGATGGCCGATGCGGCGATCGTCCGCAACCGCGCCAAGGTGACGGCTGCGGTGCGAAACGCCCGGGCGGCACTCGACCTGCCGGAGGGTCTGTCGGCGCTGTTGTGGTCCTTCGCGCCGCCCGCGGGACGGCCACGGCCGGAGACCCTCGCCGACGTCCCGGCGACCAGCACGGAGTCCGTTGCGCTGGCCAAGGAGCTGAAACGGCGGGGGTTCTCCTTCGTCGGACCGACCACCTCCTACGCCCTGATGCAGGCCACCGGGATGGTCGACGACCAC
- a CDS encoding DUF2243 domain-containing protein, translating into MTAADPARTDRRRLLVSGLLLGIGAMGALDEIVFHQLLHWHHFYDRAGGDAALVSDGLLHAVTWSATVAGLALLADVRRRGSFTPRTWWGAVLVGAGAFQTFDGVVDHKVLRVHQVRYGVDLLPYDVAWIGAGVVLLAAGLALLARARTPAADR; encoded by the coding sequence GTGACCGCAGCCGACCCCGCGCGGACCGACCGTCGCCGGCTGCTCGTCTCCGGCCTGCTGCTCGGCATCGGCGCGATGGGCGCGCTCGACGAGATCGTCTTCCACCAGCTGCTGCACTGGCACCACTTCTACGACCGCGCCGGCGGGGACGCCGCGCTGGTCTCCGACGGCCTGCTGCACGCCGTCACCTGGTCGGCGACCGTGGCCGGCCTGGCGCTGCTCGCCGACGTGCGCCGCCGAGGCTCGTTCACCCCGCGCACGTGGTGGGGGGCGGTGCTGGTGGGCGCCGGGGCGTTCCAGACCTTCGACGGGGTCGTCGACCACAAGGTGCTGCGGGTGCACCAGGTCCGCTACGGCGTCGACCTGCTGCCCTACGACGTCGCCTGGATCGGTGCGGGCGTCGTCCTGCTGGCCGCCGGTCTCGCGCTGCTGGCGCGGGCCCGGACCCCGGCGGCCGACCGGTGA
- a CDS encoding DMT family transporter — MSRRGWALFVAMSLIWGLPYLLIKVAVEDVSPVVVVFLRCAIGAALLVPWTLARGHLGTALRRHWRALLLFTVLEMTGPWLLLPWAEQSLSSSLTGLLVAAVPFVAAVAALLAGDEDRLSPLRVVGMLIGVVGIVALLGLDVGGAQLSAIGAVALVVVGYAVAPIVISHRLPDVPGVTAASFALLFTALVYAPFALPRLGEAVEAPPQAWLALLALGTVCTALALALFFALIREAGPQRALVITFVNPAVAVLLGVLVLDEPFTLGLALGLPLVLVGCVLATRRSPVRTARSEFDDLDTAVP, encoded by the coding sequence GTGAGCCGGCGGGGCTGGGCGCTGTTCGTGGCGATGTCGCTGATCTGGGGACTGCCGTACCTGCTGATCAAGGTGGCGGTCGAGGACGTCTCCCCGGTCGTCGTGGTCTTCCTGCGCTGCGCGATCGGCGCGGCGCTGCTCGTGCCGTGGACCCTGGCCCGCGGGCACCTGGGCACCGCGCTGCGCCGGCACTGGCGGGCGCTGCTGCTGTTCACCGTGCTGGAGATGACCGGGCCCTGGCTGCTGCTGCCGTGGGCCGAGCAGTCGCTGTCCAGCTCGCTGACCGGCCTGCTCGTCGCGGCGGTGCCGTTCGTGGCGGCGGTGGCGGCCCTGCTCGCCGGCGACGAGGACCGGCTCTCCCCGCTGCGGGTGGTCGGGATGCTCATCGGGGTGGTCGGCATCGTGGCCCTGCTGGGGCTGGACGTCGGCGGGGCGCAGCTCAGCGCGATCGGGGCGGTCGCGCTGGTGGTGGTGGGCTACGCGGTGGCCCCGATCGTGATCAGCCACCGGCTGCCCGACGTGCCGGGCGTGACGGCGGCGTCCTTCGCGCTGCTGTTCACCGCCCTGGTCTACGCGCCGTTCGCCCTGCCCCGGCTCGGCGAGGCCGTCGAGGCGCCGCCGCAGGCCTGGCTGGCGCTGCTCGCGCTGGGCACGGTCTGCACCGCGCTGGCCCTGGCGCTGTTCTTCGCGCTGATCCGGGAGGCCGGCCCGCAGCGGGCGCTGGTGATCACCTTCGTCAACCCGGCGGTCGCCGTGCTGCTGGGCGTCCTGGTGCTCGACGAGCCGTTCACCCTGGGCCTGGCCCTGGGGCTCCCGCTGGTGCTGGTCGGCTGCGTGCTGGCCACCCGGCGCAGCCCGGTCCGCACCGCGCGGTCGGAGTTCGACGACCTCGACACGGCCGTCCCGTGA